The genome window CCGTGGCGGCTGCACTGCCCAGAAGCTGACGACGAGTGATTTTCATGATGTCTCCTTTCCTTTTTGATCCAGCTGAGAAGTGCTGAAAAGCACCTCAACTAAACCTGAACTTCCAGCCGTTTATTACTCTCGCGACTTCGGACGGTCAGTCAGCGACTTAAAAAGGTCATGAGTTCCTCCATGGTCTTACCGCTTCGAGCCATGGCTTCCGCAATCACTTCGGCCTGCCGCAGCGTCTTTTCCTTGTTGAGTTCGATGAGCTTTACCCCGAGCTTCTCGTAACGTGTTTTGACCTTCAGCAACCGCTGCTGAGTCAGTTTGATCTGCTTCTCAATCGAAGCCAGCGACTTACGCTTCGGCATCTTCATTCTCCTCCTCGCCAATCGGTTCCAGATCCTCGACGTCCTCCATGCTGTCTTTCTTTCCGGCAAGCGCGGCAGAGATGGCGGCGGCCTGCGACATAACCTTGTCCTTCGTCATGCCAAAGGATTTCAGGATGATTTCCTGCGTCCTCGTGATTGCGTGGTCAAGCTGATATCTGCCGTCATTGATTCTCACCAGCTCGATTGTCTCCAGTTCCCGGATCGCCGCAGGAACCGTCATGTAGTTCCTCTTTGTCGGCAGGCGGAGCATCTCATCCTTCAGGAGGTTGTAGAGCCTCTGTCGAATAATGAGAGCAATAAATTCAATAAAAATCTTGGCTCTTACGGCTTCTGCGGAGTGTACCCGCATGCTCTTGCTGCCCAGGAATGATTTGTCTGCGCTGAAGAGCTTCTCTGAGGCGTCGCGGCCTCGGTACTGCAGATAAGCGTCTCTGGCGCTCATTTTCTCGGAGGTAATGATGCAGAAATATCCGCATCTCGAATAAGCATGCTCGATGATGCTCTTCTTCTCTTCGGCAAAAAGGAAGCGGCCTTTTTCGTCGTAGTGACACTGGAAGTAATCTGTATGCGGGGATCCGAACTCCACTTCACGGCCGACCCACTGGTCGAAGTTCTTCTGCATCTGCGTCAGCGCGTTTTCTATATCGCGCCGCTCCGTCGCCATCTTCATGGGGTTAAAGAAGACATGAAAGTAGCGCTCCCGTGAGTCTTCCGGAAAAATCTTCATTTTTTCCGTTGTGCCGCTGATGCAATGCTCGCGCAGGGAGGCGTCGACGCGATTTTCGAAAGTGCCGTGGAGCCTGTCGACCAATTCGGCCACAAGTGCCTTGCAGCCCTTAACCATCATGATGAACTCAAAGTTATTCGCATCCATGTAGTCGATGTTGATCTTGCAGAAATAACCTCGGTCGATGATGAAGCCAATACGCTTGTAGTTGTACGCAATTGCCTTGTCTACAAGGAATTTGAACTGACTGACGTCATTAATGGAGCCAGGGTAGCATTCATAGAACAACGGCACCTGATTGGTTTTGTCGTAGGCGACGGCAAGATTAAAAATCGGGCATCCCTGATCGACTTTGGCCTTGCCGAATTCAACAAAATCAACATCTCCCGCCTGGCAGTTCTTATTAGTTGAATCATAGGAAATGTAGATCCGTGAGCGATGATCGCGCTTTGCGTTCCAGTCGTTCAGAAAGCCTGAAATTTGGTCCGGGCTGACGTTGGCGAGGAAGCTCGAGATGGCGGCGTCGCTCGCAATCCGCATGTCTTTCGAGAAGAGCGGATGTCGATATGCGTAGTCCGGGTAGTACTGCCCTTGATTCCTTTCCTCAATGATCATGTAGGCGGCCAGATCCAGCACCAGCCCAGCTCGATCAAGGAAATGCTTCTGGAGCATTTTGCCGAGGCCGTACGTCTGCACGATGTTTGCTATGACGATGTAGCTGCCGGCCATCAGCGTGCTGCAGCGCCTGGCGCTCTCCCGGACTTCTGGGAGAACGGCATCAGGGAAAAAGACCAGGAAATTTTCATTCGGAACCATGGTCTCGGTTTCACCAACGCATTTTCCGATTAGCACACGCTTGGGCACCGTGTGCTTCTTTTTCGGGTCGTAGCTGCGCTCCAGAACGTAGTGGATGTACGTTCCGCTCTTAGTGCCTTGCCGACTGATTTTTCCTTTGAGCCTGGGTATCGGGACCGTGAAATTCAGGAACATTCGAAGTTAAATTGCGAGAGTAATATATTACTCTCGAGTGTACAAGAAAAGCGCCGGCGACGCAATGAAATTTTTTAAGTTTTTTCGGTAGTAATGATCAAAATCCTGTTGGATCTTGAACGAGAGTCATGCGGTTCTGGAAGTTGAGGCTAAATAAAAAGTCTAGGAGCGATCAAGTTCTGCTTCCGTCATCCGGATTACGCATCGAGTGGAAACCCTGATCAAGAAGTTTTCTATCTTGAATCAATCTGCCGCTCGAGGAGAAGAGATCGACTAATGCTGGAAAAACGACCCCACCGAGATGGGGAAAATAAGAACGAATGGGTCAAACCCCATCGTTGCTAGGAACACCCCCGCTCGCGCGAGGAAAACATGGCATGACTGAAGGCAGCCGCC of Sutterella faecalis contains these proteins:
- a CDS encoding IS1634 family transposase; amino-acid sequence: MFLNFTVPIPRLKGKISRQGTKSGTYIHYVLERSYDPKKKHTVPKRVLIGKCVGETETMVPNENFLVFFPDAVLPEVRESARRCSTLMAGSYIVIANIVQTYGLGKMLQKHFLDRAGLVLDLAAYMIIEERNQGQYYPDYAYRHPLFSKDMRIASDAAISSFLANVSPDQISGFLNDWNAKRDHRSRIYISYDSTNKNCQAGDVDFVEFGKAKVDQGCPIFNLAVAYDKTNQVPLFYECYPGSINDVSQFKFLVDKAIAYNYKRIGFIIDRGYFCKINIDYMDANNFEFIMMVKGCKALVAELVDRLHGTFENRVDASLREHCISGTTEKMKIFPEDSRERYFHVFFNPMKMATERRDIENALTQMQKNFDQWVGREVEFGSPHTDYFQCHYDEKGRFLFAEEKKSIIEHAYSRCGYFCIITSEKMSARDAYLQYRGRDASEKLFSADKSFLGSKSMRVHSAEAVRAKIFIEFIALIIRQRLYNLLKDEMLRLPTKRNYMTVPAAIRELETIELVRINDGRYQLDHAITRTQEIILKSFGMTKDKVMSQAAAISAALAGKKDSMEDVEDLEPIGEEENEDAEA